One genomic window of Streptococcus mitis includes the following:
- the pdrM gene encoding sodium-coupled multidrug efflux MATE transporter PdrM, translated as MYQTHHFKDKFILFLKIFFPILIYQFANYSASFVDTTMTGQYNTMDLAGVSMATSIWNPFFTFLTGIVSALVPIIGHHIGRGKKEEVASDFYQFIYLALGLSVVLLGLVVFLAPPVLNHIGLEAPVAAVAFRYLWFLSIGIIPLLLFSVIRSLLDSLGLTKLSMYLMLLLLPLNSGFNYLLIYGAFGVPELGGAGSGLGTSLAYWVLLGISILVLFKQEKLKALHLEKRIPFNMDKIKEGVRLGLPIGGTVFAEVAIFSVVGLIMAKFSSLIIASHQSAMNFSSLMYAFPMSISSAMAIVVSYEVGAKRFGDAKTYIGLGRWTALIFAAFTLSFLYIFRGNVASLYGNDPEFIDLTARFLTYSLFFQLADTFAAPLQGILRGYKDTVIPFYLGLLGYWGVAIPVAMVFDSLTDFGAYSYWIGLIISLIVSGALYRWRLTVIMKRFESLEKSKH; from the coding sequence ATGTACCAAACCCATCATTTTAAAGACAAGTTTATCTTATTTTTAAAGATATTTTTCCCTATCCTGATTTATCAGTTTGCCAATTATTCTGCCTCCTTTGTTGATACGACTATGACAGGTCAATACAATACAATGGACTTGGCTGGTGTGTCTATGGCAACCAGTATTTGGAATCCTTTCTTTACCTTCCTAACAGGAATTGTATCAGCCTTGGTGCCCATCATTGGTCACCATATTGGTCGAGGGAAAAAGGAAGAGGTTGCGTCTGATTTTTACCAGTTCATCTATCTGGCCTTGGGTCTATCTGTGGTCTTGCTGGGACTGGTAGTTTTCCTGGCACCTCCTGTCTTGAATCATATTGGACTAGAAGCACCAGTAGCAGCAGTAGCGTTTCGCTATCTTTGGTTTTTATCTATTGGGATTATTCCTTTGTTGCTTTTTAGTGTTATTCGCTCCTTGCTGGATTCGCTGGGGTTGACCAAACTGTCCATGTACCTCATGCTTTTGTTACTTCCTCTCAATAGTGGATTTAACTATCTCTTGATTTACGGTGCCTTTGGTGTTCCAGAATTGGGAGGTGCTGGCTCTGGATTAGGGACTTCCTTGGCTTATTGGGTTTTGCTGGGGATTTCTATTCTGGTTTTATTTAAACAGGAGAAGCTCAAAGCATTGCATCTTGAGAAACGCATTCCATTTAATATGGATAAAATCAAGGAAGGGGTTCGCTTAGGTCTGCCCATTGGAGGAACTGTCTTTGCGGAAGTGGCTATCTTTTCTGTCGTTGGCTTGATTATGGCTAAGTTCTCGTCCTTGATTATCGCTAGTCACCAGTCAGCTATGAACTTTTCAAGTCTCATGTACGCCTTTCCTATGAGTATTTCATCGGCTATGGCCATTGTCGTTTCCTATGAGGTGGGAGCCAAGCGATTTGGTGATGCAAAAACCTATATTGGTCTAGGGAGATGGACAGCCCTCATTTTTGCGGCCTTCACCTTATCCTTCCTTTACATTTTTAGAGGAAATGTGGCTAGTCTTTATGGTAACGACCCAGAATTTATCGATTTGACAGCGCGCTTTTTGACTTACAGCCTTTTCTTCCAGTTAGCAGATACCTTTGCGGCACCGCTCCAGGGAATTTTACGAGGCTATAAGGATACAGTTATTCCTTTTTACCTTGGTTTGCTTGGTTATTGGGGTGTAGCAATCCCAGTTGCTATGGTATTTGATTCCCTCACAGATTTTGGAGCTTATTCTTACTGGATTGGTTTGATTATTAGTCTGATTGTGAGTGGGGCGCTCTATCGTTGGCGTTTAACTGTGATTATGAAGAGATTTGAATCTTTAGAAAAATCTAAACACTAG
- a CDS encoding dihydroorotase: protein MLLIKNGRVMDPKSGLDQVCDVLVQDGKIIKIAPEVKEEGAKILDATGLVVAPGLVDIHVHFREPGQTHKEDIHTGALAAAAGGFTTVVMMANTSPTISDVETLQEVLQSASKEKINVKTVATITKNFNGQDLTDFKALLEAGAVGFSDDGIPLESSKVVKEAMEEAKKLNTFISLHEEDPGLNGVLGFNENIAKEHFHICGATGVAEYAMMARDVMIAYATKAHVHIQHLSKEESVKVVEFAQGLGAQVTAEVAPQHFSKTEALLLTQGSNAKMNPPLRLESDRRAVIEGLKSGVITVIATDHAPHHADEKNVEDITKAPSGMTGLETSLSLGLTYLVEAGELSLMELLEKMTYNPSKLYNFEAGYLAENGPADITIFDVKADRLVDSHFASKAANSPFIGETLKGQVKYTICKGQIVYQN from the coding sequence ATGCTACTAATCAAAAATGGTCGTGTAATGGATCCCAAGTCTGGTTTGGATCAAGTGTGTGATGTCTTAGTTCAAGATGGGAAAATTATCAAAATTGCGCCTGAGGTCAAGGAAGAGGGAGCAAAAATTCTAGATGCTACAGGTCTTGTAGTTGCTCCTGGTTTGGTCGATATTCATGTTCATTTCCGTGAACCGGGCCAAACTCATAAAGAAGATATTCATACTGGTGCCCTAGCAGCCGCTGCAGGTGGTTTTACCACGGTTGTCATGATGGCTAATACCAGTCCAACCATCTCGGACGTGGAGACTTTGCAAGAAGTTCTTCAGTCAGCTTCTAAAGAGAAGATTAATGTTAAGACGGTTGCGACCATTACTAAGAACTTTAATGGTCAAGATTTGACTGACTTTAAGGCACTCTTAGAAGCTGGTGCGGTTGGTTTCTCAGACGACGGTATCCCACTTGAAAGTAGTAAAGTTGTCAAGGAAGCCATGGAGGAAGCTAAAAAGCTTAATACCTTTATTAGTCTTCATGAGGAAGATCCAGGTTTGAACGGTGTTCTTGGCTTTAACGAAAATATTGCTAAAGAACATTTCCATATCTGTGGTGCGACTGGGGTGGCTGAGTACGCTATGATGGCGCGTGATGTCATGATTGCCTATGCAACCAAGGCTCATGTTCATATTCAGCATTTGTCTAAGGAAGAAAGTGTTAAAGTAGTGGAGTTTGCTCAGGGGCTAGGTGCGCAAGTCACAGCAGAAGTAGCGCCACAGCATTTTTCTAAGACAGAAGCGCTCCTTTTGACACAAGGTAGCAATGCTAAGATGAATCCGCCACTTCGTTTGGAATCAGACCGTCGTGCTGTTATCGAAGGTCTTAAATCAGGCGTCATCACAGTTATCGCGACTGACCACGCGCCTCATCATGCAGATGAGAAAAATGTCGAAGATATTACCAAAGCGCCATCTGGTATGACTGGCTTAGAAACATCTCTATCTCTTGGATTGACTTATTTGGTCGAAGCTGGTGAGTTAAGCTTGATGGAATTACTCGAAAAAATGACATACAACCCGTCCAAGCTTTACAACTTTGAAGCAGGTTACTTGGCTGAGAATGGCCCAGCGGACATCACTATTTTTGATGTTAAGGCTGACCGTCTTGTGGACTCCCATTTTGCTTCAAAAGCAGCTAATTCACCATTCATCGGTGAAACCTTAAAAGGGCAGGTTAAATACACCATCTGTAAGGGACAAATCGTCTATCAAAACTAG
- a CDS encoding NUDIX hydrolase gives MPQLATICYIDNGKELLMLHRNKKPNDVHEGKWIGVGGKLERGETPQECATREILEETGLKAKPVLKGVITFPEFTPDLDWYTYVFKVTEFEGDLIDCNEGTLEWVPYDEVLSKPTWEGDHTFVEWLLEDKPFFSAKFVYDGDKLLDTQVDFYE, from the coding sequence ATGCCTCAGTTAGCGACAATTTGCTACATTGATAACGGGAAAGAATTGCTTATGCTCCATCGTAATAAGAAACCCAATGATGTCCATGAAGGGAAATGGATTGGTGTGGGTGGTAAGCTAGAGAGAGGAGAGACGCCTCAGGAATGCGCGACGCGTGAAATCCTTGAGGAAACAGGGCTCAAAGCCAAGCCAGTTCTAAAAGGTGTTATCACTTTTCCTGAATTCACACCAGATTTAGACTGGTACACCTATGTTTTTAAGGTGACAGAGTTTGAGGGGGACTTGATTGACTGCAATGAGGGGACGCTGGAATGGGTTCCCTATGACGAGGTTTTGAGCAAGCCTACTTGGGAAGGTGACCATACCTTTGTTGAGTGGCTTTTAGAGGATAAACCCTTCTTTTCAGCCAAGTTTGTCTATGATGGGGATAAATTGTTGGATACCCAAGTTGATTTCTATGAATAA
- a CDS encoding uracil-DNA glycosylase, translating into MEHSSWHDLIKAQLPEGYFGKINQFMEQVYSQGTIYPPKEKVFQALLTTPLEDVKVVILGQDPYHGPGQAQGLSFSVPDSIPAPPSLQNILKELSDDIGVKKSHDLTAWAEQGVLLLNACLTVPAGRANGHAGQIWEPFTDAVIQVVNHLDRPVVFVLWGAYARKKKALVTNPHHLIIESAHPSPLSVYRGFWGSKPFSKANAFLKETEQEPIDWLR; encoded by the coding sequence ATGGAACACTCGTCTTGGCATGATTTGATTAAGGCACAATTACCTGAGGGTTATTTCGGGAAAATCAATCAGTTTATGGAGCAGGTCTATTCTCAAGGGACTATTTATCCACCCAAGGAAAAGGTTTTTCAGGCTCTCTTGACCACACCCCTAGAAGACGTTAAGGTGGTGATTCTAGGGCAAGATCCCTATCACGGGCCAGGTCAAGCGCAGGGCTTGAGTTTTTCTGTACCTGACTCTATCCCAGCTCCGCCATCCTTGCAAAATATCTTGAAAGAATTGTCAGATGATATCGGGGTTAAGAAATCTCATGATTTGACAGCTTGGGCTGAACAAGGAGTCTTGCTTCTTAATGCTTGTTTGACGGTTCCTGCCGGACGGGCCAATGGTCATGCTGGTCAGATATGGGAGCCTTTTACGGATGCTGTGATTCAGGTGGTCAATCATCTAGATAGACCAGTCGTTTTTGTACTCTGGGGAGCTTATGCACGTAAGAAGAAGGCCTTAGTTACCAATCCTCATCACTTGATTATCGAATCAGCCCATCCCAGTCCTTTGTCAGTTTATAGAGGATTTTGGGGTTCTAAGCCTTTTTCCAAGGCCAATGCATTCTTAAAAGAAACAGAACAAGAGCCAATCGATTGGCTTAGATAA
- a CDS encoding YjjG family noncanonical pyrimidine nucleotidase, whose protein sequence is MSYKFLLFDLDHTLLDFDAAEDVALTQLLKEEGVTDIQAYKDYYVPMNKALWKDLEQKKISKQELVNTRFSRLFAHFGQEKDGSFLAQRYQFYLAQQGQTISGAHELLDSLIERDYELYAATNGITAIQTGRLAQSGLAPYFNQVFISEQLQTQKPDALFYEKIGQQIAGFSKEKTLMIGDSLTADIQGGNNAEIDTIWYNPHDLDNHTQAQPTYEVHSYQDLLDYLDKL, encoded by the coding sequence TTGTCCTACAAATTTCTACTTTTCGACCTCGACCACACTCTTCTTGATTTTGATGCTGCTGAGGATGTGGCTTTGACCCAACTTCTAAAAGAAGAAGGGGTTACAGATATTCAGGCCTATAAAGACTATTATGTTCCTATGAACAAGGCTCTCTGGAAGGACTTAGAGCAAAAGAAAATTAGTAAACAAGAACTGGTTAACACGCGCTTTTCTCGTTTATTTGCTCACTTTGGACAGGAAAAAGACGGTAGTTTTCTAGCCCAGCGTTATCAATTTTACCTCGCTCAGCAGGGGCAAACGATTTCGGGTGCTCATGAACTTTTGGACAGCCTCATCGAGCGTGATTATGAGCTATATGCTGCGACAAATGGTATTACTGCCATTCAGACAGGGCGCTTGGCTCAATCGGGTCTGGCACCTTATTTCAATCAAGTCTTTATCTCTGAACAGCTGCAAACACAAAAGCCTGATGCTCTCTTTTATGAAAAGATTGGCCAGCAAATTGCTGGATTTAGTAAAGAAAAGACGCTGATGATTGGAGATTCTCTAACCGCAGACATCCAAGGTGGCAATAATGCTGAGATTGACACTATTTGGTATAATCCTCATGACCTCGACAATCACACACAAGCCCAGCCGACTTACGAAGTTCATTCTTACCAAGACTTGTTGGATTATTTAGATAAACTGTAA
- the dhaM gene encoding dihydroxyacetone kinase phosphoryl donor subunit DhaM, with protein sequence MGSIGLVIVSHSKNIAQGLVELISEVAKDVPITYIGGTEDGGIGTSFDQVDRVVSENPEDTLLAFFDLGSAKMNLEMVADFSDKSIIINRVPIVEGAYTAAALLQAGAELSVIQTQLSELEINK encoded by the coding sequence ATGGGAAGTATTGGTCTTGTTATCGTTTCACATTCCAAAAACATTGCACAAGGTCTTGTTGAACTGATTAGTGAAGTAGCTAAAGATGTTCCGATTACTTATATAGGAGGAACCGAAGATGGAGGAATTGGAACAAGTTTTGATCAAGTAGATAGGGTTGTTTCTGAAAATCCAGAAGATACTTTATTAGCTTTTTTTGACCTAGGTTCTGCTAAAATGAACTTAGAAATGGTGGCTGATTTCAGTGATAAGAGTATCATCATCAACAGGGTTCCAATTGTAGAAGGTGCCTATACTGCAGCTGCTCTTCTTCAGGCTGGTGCAGAACTGTCAGTTATTCAAACACAGTTGTCGGAGCTTGAAATCAATAAATAA
- the dhaL gene encoding dihydroxyacetone kinase subunit DhaL, with protein sequence MNAEQALEWMKLFNEKIQEQKDYLSELDTPIGDGDHGGNMARGMAAVMENLEGKPFETSSDVFKLVSMQLLSKVGGASGPLYGSAFMGMAKSDSNSKLEEILQSGLDMIVKRGKAEVGEKTMVDVWTPVIAALSDGKLTQEVIDQVVNATKDLLATKGRASYVGERSLGHIDPGSFSSGLLFTALLETGVV encoded by the coding sequence ATGAATGCTGAACAAGCTCTTGAATGGATGAAGCTTTTTAATGAAAAGATTCAAGAACAGAAAGATTATCTTAGTGAACTAGACACACCTATAGGAGATGGAGATCACGGTGGAAATATGGCGCGTGGCATGGCTGCAGTTATGGAAAACTTAGAAGGAAAGCCATTTGAGACAAGTAGTGATGTTTTTAAACTTGTCTCAATGCAACTACTGAGTAAGGTAGGCGGTGCTTCTGGTCCTTTGTATGGCTCTGCTTTTATGGGCATGGCCAAGTCTGATTCAAATTCGAAATTAGAAGAAATCTTACAAAGTGGTTTGGATATGATTGTCAAACGCGGGAAAGCAGAAGTTGGAGAAAAGACAATGGTTGATGTTTGGACTCCTGTTATTGCTGCTTTGTCTGATGGCAAGTTGACTCAAGAGGTTATTGATCAGGTAGTGAATGCTACCAAAGATTTACTTGCAACTAAAGGAAGAGCATCTTATGTAGGAGAGCGTTCTCTTGGACATATTGACCCTGGATCATTTTCATCAGGATTACTCTTTACTGCTCTATTAGAAACTGGGGTGGTTTAA
- the dhaK gene encoding dihydroxyacetone kinase subunit DhaK, translating to MKKIINEPTQVVDEMLQGLSFMHDDLVERLDGFDVIVRKAEKTGKVGLISGGGSGHEPSHAGFVGDGMLSAAICGAVFTSPTPDQILEAIKAADEGAGVFMVIKNYSGDIMNFEIAQELAEMEGIDVASVVVDDDIAVENSLYTQGRRGVAGTILVHKILGAAARSGKSLAEMKDLADKIVLEIKTIGLALSGATVPEVGKPGFVLEDDEFEYGVGIHGEPGYKKEKMQPSAQLASELVEKLSEGFQLKAGERYGLLINGLGSTPLMEQYVFANDVAKLLHEKGVQLAFKKIGNYMTSIDMAGLSLTLIRLAYDEWLDALNAPVTTPAW from the coding sequence ATGAAAAAAATTATAAATGAACCGACACAAGTTGTTGATGAAATGTTGCAGGGGTTGTCATTCATGCATGATGACTTGGTAGAACGCTTAGATGGTTTTGATGTTATCGTTAGAAAGGCAGAAAAGACAGGAAAAGTTGGACTCATTTCAGGTGGAGGCTCAGGACATGAACCAAGTCATGCAGGATTTGTAGGGGATGGGATGTTGTCTGCTGCCATTTGTGGAGCAGTCTTTACCTCGCCTACTCCAGACCAAATTTTAGAAGCCATTAAGGCGGCTGATGAAGGTGCTGGAGTTTTCATGGTCATCAAGAACTATTCTGGGGACATCATGAACTTTGAAATTGCACAAGAACTTGCTGAAATGGAAGGTATTGATGTAGCAAGTGTTGTGGTTGATGATGATATCGCTGTTGAAAATAGTCTCTATACTCAGGGCCGTCGAGGTGTTGCGGGTACTATTTTAGTTCATAAAATTTTGGGTGCTGCGGCTCGTTCTGGTAAATCATTAGCTGAAATGAAGGATTTGGCAGATAAAATTGTGTTAGAAATTAAAACAATTGGGCTGGCCTTGTCTGGTGCAACCGTTCCTGAAGTTGGCAAACCAGGATTTGTTTTAGAAGACGATGAATTTGAATATGGAGTTGGTATTCACGGTGAGCCAGGGTATAAGAAAGAGAAAATGCAACCTTCAGCACAATTGGCCTCAGAATTGGTTGAAAAATTATCTGAAGGTTTCCAACTTAAAGCTGGCGAACGCTATGGTCTTCTCATTAATGGTTTAGGAAGCACGCCACTTATGGAACAATATGTATTCGCAAATGATGTGGCTAAATTGCTCCATGAAAAAGGTGTTCAGTTGGCATTTAAGAAAATTGGAAACTATATGACTTCAATCGATATGGCTGGTTTGTCATTAACATTGATTCGATTGGCATATGATGAGTGGTTGGATGCTCTAAATGCACCTGTTACTACACCAGCTTGGTAA
- the dhaS gene encoding dihydroxyacetone kinase transcriptional activator DhaS: protein MVSSLITKKRIAKAFRDLLATREFDKISIVEIMESAGIRRQTFYNHFLDKYELLDWIFENDLTEYITNNLDFISGKKLLQELFFYFEQERDFYIQLFDIQGQNNFYDQFISYCRLLVSKILREYGQIDIDSSAYTCFLLDYHSHALAEIVKAYVNKKSPVPQPDFLIMTIIGKRPQ from the coding sequence ATGGTATCATCACTCATTACAAAAAAACGGATTGCCAAAGCATTTAGAGACCTATTAGCTACTAGAGAATTTGACAAAATCTCTATTGTAGAGATCATGGAATCAGCTGGCATTCGTAGACAGACCTTTTATAATCACTTTCTTGACAAATATGAACTGCTAGACTGGATATTTGAAAATGACTTAACCGAGTATATCACCAATAACTTGGACTTCATTTCAGGCAAAAAACTATTACAAGAATTATTTTTTTATTTCGAACAAGAGCGTGACTTTTATATTCAACTTTTTGATATTCAAGGGCAAAATAACTTCTATGACCAATTTATCAGCTACTGTCGCTTGCTTGTATCAAAAATTTTAAGAGAATACGGTCAGATTGATATCGATTCATCTGCTTATACTTGTTTTTTGTTAGACTATCATTCACATGCTCTAGCAGAAATCGTGAAGGCTTACGTCAATAAAAAAAGTCCAGTTCCACAACCAGACTTTCTAATCATGACAATTATTGGAAAGAGACCACAATGA